cctgccccccgtccCAAGGGACCTGCCATGGCCCCCTGCTATGGAGAAGCCGGCCAAGCCACCCCTGCTTGCCCACCTTGTGGAGACATCACTGGGGGCTGAATGCCCAAGTGACCCTGCACGCCCCAGCTGGCGAGGACGGGGAGTGCCTCCACACACAGCCGGCACCGACTGGACGGAGCAGGAGGCTCGGGCGGCCTGGCAGATGCCAGGGCTTGTTTCTGGGCTGAGACAATTGCACACGCCACAGCGCATGGAAGCGTCATGGTGGGAGCCAGACGGACCTGGTGCTACCTCAAGGGATCCCAGGCTCCGCTTGCTGACAGGAGCTGGGAACAAAGCTGCCAAAGGTGAAAGAAACACAGGAGTGCGAAGGGCCCCCACCCTTCCAGCTGACGTGCCCATCCGTGCGAGACGCTGGGGGGAGGCAGGCCCCAGCCCCTTTAGCTTGCTGAGGGCGGAGCTATGTAGGGCAATGGAGTCAGGAAACGTGGGCTCCTTCCCCAGGCTCCGTGGTGGGGGATGAGGAGGGTTAAGTTGACATGAAATAGCCCTGGGGAGGGTGTCCCCTCGAGGGCAGGGCTCACAGGAGAAGCATCTCACTGAGCAACGttaacccccaccctgagcctctgctgtgCACCCTCGCTGCCCACGCCCAGCCGTGCTCCCTGCTGGGCCGCAAGGGAGCCCCACACCTCTGGCTCGCCTTCAAGGGGTTCTCTGgggctctccccctcccagcgccgCGCCGGCCCCACTCACAATCAGCAGGGGGCGGACGGACATCAAGCGGTCGCTGCTGTGGCTGTTGGACCAGGAGTCCCAGCGCGGGTAGGCTCCCTTCTCCAGCACGAACTGTTCCCCACAGAAGGCCTGGCCTTCGAACCCCAGCCacctgcagggagggggcggtaCGCAGACACAGGGCATGGGGGCTCCCGCTTCGGggctccccaccctgcctcctcTCCCGCCTGCTCAGCACGGGGATGGGTTTTTCAGAGGGTGTGTAGCACATCCCCGACAccggggtggggagttcccctggcagcagctgccgcAGGCAGCCTCAGAGAGGGATGGAATTGAACAGGCCAAGCACCCAACAGCAGGGGATCCCTGCCTCCTAGGGTCGGCCCCACGCACAGGGCTTGGGGAAGGGTCTTCACAGCCCAGCTGAGCCTCCTGCTACCTGGAGCTCCATGGTcccttctctcccagcacctggtttgtgtttcccaggCTCTTCTCCATGGTGCAGAACAAGGGCCCCATTAGCAAGAAACCCATCCTCTTTCCTTGCCGTGGGGGGCTTGCCCATTCCCCTCCTGCATCTGAAGGGCACTACCCCCTTCCATCCGCCGCTCTCTGTACTTACGGGCCTGATTCTACCTGGATCGATCCCACTTTCTCCAGCGCTTCCTCCGTCACATTCGGACTTTCCTCTGTCAACTCACGCTTCTTGCCCTGGAAATTCTCCAGCTCGAAGATGGTGATCTGAAAGCAGAGGCGACGCTCTCACACCTCCACTGATGCAGCCTGGCCCAAGCCGGGCACTAGCGGAAAGGGGAGCTGGCACACAGGCCAGGCTGGCACAGACAAGCTAAACAAGCTCTGATGTGCAGGTGGaggtggaagagggaggagtCACAACACATGCGCTTCAGGCCATTGCTTCACCAAGTCTGCTCCTCCTGCTCTGTCGCCCATGGGGGAACCCGTGGCATTTCCCTTCCAGAAAGCCAGGCCTGGCACTGGCGAGAACAcagctggacacacacacacaaagcaggctGGGTGACTAAGTCGCCTATTTCTGCCTTTGCTTGCTAGTCAGTCTCCTTACAAATGAACCTGGTGTTCCTAGTTCTGCAGCAAACTGTTTAGTATCGACCCACTCCCGTTCGCACAGTAGGTTTGAGCCATGAGTCACACTCCATGGTAACTGGGCAGCACTACGACCTGTCTGAATTCCTTCTACCCTGATCAACAACTGGTTCCAATTCACAAACTGCATCTGCAGGGAGGGACGTGCTTTGTGCTTCACCTCCCCTGATGGCGAGTGCCAGCATCACTCATTTCTGACGTGCAGGTTCTGGCAAGATGGATGGCTCCAGTTTTAGCTTAATAGCCAAGTATTGACCACGGAGCGTCTGTTGAATACAACAAGGCGTGATATCTCATCTGTACTTGGCTGAAACACTGACCACAAAGTGAATGCCTGTCTTCAGGATCATCCATTCAAATGCAAGACCCAAGATCCACACCGCTCACTCTAACAACTCACCTGGGACTCTGCTCTGGTCTGTGGtttcctgccccagggctggttCATTGTAAATAGTTTCCCGCTCATCACTCTCTGTAGATCTATGAGCTTATTACCTGGGTCATTAACCCTGACTAGCTTGGAATGGGTTTAATTTTCACCTGGGGtctgcagggctgagcagcagccaAACCTCAAACCAAACAAAACTCCCCAGGTTGGGATTTGGTAACAAATTCAGACAGAGCCTTGGGGGCTTTGGGAACCCtgaatttcacagtcatagggtGAGCAAGAGGGTTCTGTGATGGAACCATTCATGAACATGTGGGTCCGTACGCTCTCTACAGGGCAAATTGGGAGTTTCACTTTGGACATCACTCTATCCTTGGTGTGAAAGATCAGACAGACCTTTGGGAAAGGAGTCACTGCAGGAGAAGAGCCCACAGACTGAGAACTCAACACAGCTCACCTCAAATGTGCCAGCTCATTCCTTTCCCAGGAACCATCCCCAGGAGCCTCTTTCCAGCCCAAGCCACCAGCAATTAGCAGAAATCTAGGCCCAGGGGCAGTGAGAGCCCATAGATGGCCATTCAGCCATCCAAGCCTTCCAGAAATGAGCCCAGTCTCCCGAACGCTGTTGCAGCGAAGGTGAGCCCAAGAGCCCGAACAGTCTCCTGGGTCTATTCCTCTCTCCCAGCTTCCCTGGCCAagaacagcagcagagcattgtgCTTGCCACCCGTGTCCTCCAGCTGAGGGGAGCGTTGAATTGAGGGACAGTGCAGACTGCTAGTAAGTGGTTGATTCCCTGTGTAAACAGCTATGTGGTGGGAAGTGGGGTCTCTGTCTCAAAGGATAGGTAACGACTGCTTCTGACATTGCACCAAGGGCTACCACTCTAACGCTGCAAGCACATCATAATGTGCCTCTTACTCCTGCACTCCCTATGGAGACCCTGGGTACAACACCCACACATCGACAGACCCATTGCTCTAGCATAACGTGGAACCCCCAGGGACCGAAGGACACTGCCCTATTCCTTCGCACAGTGCAAGATGGAGAAAGGAAATGCAGCACCACCCAAGAGCTGAAGGGCTGAGCTGATGTTCCTTATTCCGAGTCTGTGATAGCAGAGCCGTTACCTCTGCCCTCCCACACCGTAGGGGAAAAACCACACAGCAGAAACACTGACCTGCGAGGTAGTATTTGCATTTATCATCAGGGACTTTACCACCACTCCAGATTGACAGAATTACGCTTCAGACAAATATAGCCAAACTCTGCTGGGCTATAGAATCTGCTTTCTTTACCAGCCAGATAATAAAAGCTAAGCACTGCAACAGTAAACAGATTACCAGGAGATCCTTTGGAACTGACAGACCTTGCAGAAAGCAGCAGCACATCTGGCAGAGGTACTAATAGTAACTCATCAGAACAAAGTCGCACTCCGTGACACTCGGAAGCTGGAAAGATCAGCTCTGGCACACAAGGATCAGATTTAGCTGGGTAATGCTGAAACACTGCTGTGCTGGTaaagctccaggctgctggctttTTAGCCACACAAGCTACAGCATTCCACATTAGTAAGCGTGAGTCCACTCAGAGGCCAGTTATGTTTCGAGAGTGATCCAGAGCAATACGTAACGCTAGTCTGTGACTGGCCATCGCTTTTATACCTTGTAATTCCCTCTTTCGCCAAGATACTCCCCAGCAGCCATCGGCTCGGGGGGACTCTGCCGTTCGGTCATTGTGCCTGAAAGATCCCAAACGGAAAAACGTTAACACTGTCATCCTGACAAAAGTTGTACCCTTATTTTATGAAAAAATacagctgctgcttctctttctggctttcATTGGGAGAACAAGCCTGAGGTTGGGTACACAATTTTGACAGGAGCGTATCTGTGCACTGTATTCATAAACCCAGTGATCCACTCTGAACATCTcatctggcctcctgcataacacaggccacagactctcaACCACTGATCCCTGCATGGAGCCCAACAGCCTGTGACTGCATTAGAAAAACAGCCTCGGCGAAGACTGAAAATGATGGAGACTCACCTGGGAAGCTATTCTGGGGGGTAATTAAACTCACTGTTACAAATCTGCCTCTTATTTCCAGTTAGATTTTGTGTCGTTTCAGCCGTTGTCTCTGGttactgcttctctctctccttgtgcaAAAAGCAATCCCAACTGGAATCACAGCAAAGCACAATCCCACCCGTGGGGTACGATTGCTGGGCCCCTTGTAGGCACTCTGAAGTTTCAGTGATGAGCGCCAACGTGATACATTCATTGTCTTTTCTGAAGTCAGAGCTTCTGATTTGAATGTGCCACAGCTGGCTAATttttcctccccccaccgcccTCTTTAAGTAGTTTTCATTTAACAGGGCTTGGAGGAGCCAGTGGGCAGGAAGTATAAAGACACTGAGTTCAACTAGTGTCCCGGTTAATTAAAACCCTGTGGTATCATTTCCCCCAAATTTTAACAAAATATCCTGTACAATAAAAGACCTTTTCTAAAACTCCTGTGCTAATTGCTAGAAACCCATTCACATTCaagcagagctgctgccactACCTCTTCTGGAGTGTTTCAGTTGTGACAGAGCGGGATCAGGGGACAGCACTATTTATGAGTTGTTTCTGAACAGGGCAGCACATTTTGATGCTGATGCAGCAGGTATGTCTCCTGAATTCCATCCATTAGGTTTCATTTCAATAGCAAGGGCTTGCAGCGGACTATGGAAACATTATTCAAATTTCTTCCGGCTTTCCCTTAAAAATATCCCACTCCATTTGCAAAAGATTAATATTGAACTTCACATCAGCACGTTCTCATTGCTCCTTGCCAGATTCTCCGGAAAACTCCTCCTCTGCAGTTTATTGATGTGTTTACACGGAAACCAAGGACAGTGCAAGGCAAAACTCATGCAAAATAGTTACAGTATGTTTCAGGCTACAGAGCGAGGCAAGGCCTGGGCGCTCCAGCCCACACTGGCTCTGTTGTAGCTCTGGTGAAGTGAGGGCTCTTTACCCCGAAGTATTGCAGGGTATTTTGAGGTAGTGTTgcccagtggatagggcactagactgggactcaggagacctggtttctgttcccaactctgacATTGAtctgctgggtggccttgggtCAGTCACTTTCCTGCCCTGTCCATCTTGGCTATTAGAtagcaagctcttcagggcagaggctGTCTGCCTGTGTGCCTGAACAACGCCGCCCCACTCTCATTAGGGGGCTCAAGGCACTACTGGAAGGCATGGAGCCTATTTGCCACTACTGGTCTGGAGCCTATTTGCAGAGCACAGCGATTGCATTACACGAAATGATGCTACAGACCTAGAACAGCAGCTTTTCGGTCCCTGGAGCCCGATGGCTCCACATGACCAGTGTGCTCCATCTAAGCAGCTGCAGTTCATCTTCCTATTCACAGGCTAATACTGCGTATCACTCGGGTTGGCCTGAGCCCACTTAGAATGGAGAGCAAAGCCAGCATGGCTGTAAGGACACAGGCCTTCATGGTGCCAAAGAGACCCAGCCCCCTAAGTACCCTATGTTAACAGGTTGCTCCTTACACCCTTCCCAACCATCCATCTCTTTGGGGTCTGTGGAGCTGACAGGACTTCTCATAGCAGCAGTTCTGCTGCAGGTGCTGGTGGGGCTCACACGGTTATTGGCCTTCGAGCTGGGCAAACTATCCACAGCAAAACAACTCATGAGACAAACGTAACGAAATGAATCACTAAAGTCGCTCCATTCTGTGCCCTGATCTTGGGTGCTGGTGGGGGAtgctttaatttttgtttatttgcagaGTTGGTGTGAAATCTGGGCACTCCCTTGTCACATCAGCCTGCGTAGGAAGTAGGGTGCCAGACAGGAGAGGGAAACAGAAAAGCATTGGAATAAGACACCTACTGCAGCTACTGCTGCATCTCTCCCAAGGGTCTCCATTGTGTTAATGGGAAGCATCATGGTAACGACAATATCACTAATGTACCTCAGAACTGGTAAACTTTCTGTCCGAGACCAAGATACCACGGCAAGAAGCATGGCCGAGGCAGGCAAACTGGGAGAGTGGTCATGAAGCAAGCTACTTAAACACAGGCTAAGGAGAACTTCTAGGGCAATATACTCCACATGTTGGTTAATAGGAACTGATAAATCTTAAGAGTTTTGTACTGCTGCCTGTCACTGTACTATTTTAGCACCTAAATAGGCAGGGGAAGGTGAAGTTACCATTTCAAAGGTACTTCTGTCATTTCTATTTTCAATATCACTTCATATCAGGCAACAGGCAATCACACGCAAGGGTAAAACTGGGTTGTGCATGAGGTTACACAATGACCAGATTTAATGAGAGAATGGCTATGCCGGGAATTGTGGTATGCTCGGATAATTACAATGTCTTAGCAAAGCAAAAGTATCCATTAAATACAACTGGCATCCAAGCTTTGTACTCTAATTTATTGTCATTGTTTGAATGCAACACATTTTGTACATGCAAAGATCCACCATGGACAGCAGTTGACTGTAGTTCACTTTTATTGCAGTTCCTCGTCACACGTTCATCTGCTTTTCTATTGATATGAAAACTCTTTGttgtaaaatataaaattactTCTGTACAGAACACTCAGGGGAGGGACTGGAATGGGATTCATTTGTATCTTTTACCAAACAAGACACtgtaattttctctttttttctttaaaaatacaggTACTTTCCCATATGTTCATTTTCTTGGTAACATTTATTTTTGCAATGACTAAAGTGCCCCAAAATCCTGCTTCATTTTCCAAGTTCATGGAATATGCACATAGATAAGGCAGTTGCAAAACATCACAGAGGGTAGGGATAATATATTGtactgatttttctttcctaacaGAACTCAATTTCCTCTTGCTGTCAGCTTCTTTAATCCCTTTGAGAAATGCTCACAGCACACTGTTAGAAAATATAATCTTTTGTAAATATCTGGCAACGCTAAACTTGGAATCATAGTCATACAAGTAGATACACAACAGATAGAATATCTGTATTACTTAGGAAACTATGTAGTACAAAATATTTTCTATAGCACAACATATTTATTCATTGTGTGATCCATATTTACATGTTCTATAAGGCTATGCAGAATGATATAAAAGTTTGTATCTATACAATAGCTCCTTTAAACAGGCTTGATACAGTCAGCATGTTCACTATGGTAAGAAGAAAATACATAAGCCACACAACCTTCCCCCTCTCTCCAAATTCCATCAATAGgatgaaaaaataatttcaacacattttggtaaaaatattttcaactgAGGGATGGGACAGACCAAACAGTGGTTTGAAGTGCTTCAGAGAAAGCACATTGCTATGAGAAAGGATTTCCAATCACCCTGGATCTGACATATTTCGCATACGGCTCACCACACATTCTCCCTGCCCTGTATCATTGTCATCAAGAGCCTGCATTGACCAAACAACCTTCGACTCTGGTATCCTGGATGACTGAGGAGTCAGAATATTGTGCTCATTGGTCCATACTCAAACCCGCTGTAAAAGGCAGCACTCCACAGATGTTAATGTGGTTGCAGCCAACCAGGGAAGCCTGGTCTTCACTCGGGgggaaaaaggtgtgttcttgGCTTCAGTGAAAATCCTAGGTAACTAAAAGTAGAATCCTAGTGAAGAAAAGGCAGTTTATTGCTAGCAAGTCGATTCAACaaacaaactgccttgtctttaCTAGGACTGTACTTCAAGTTAGCTAACTTGAGTTCAGAACATctctttttcctagtgaagaccagACCTTACACCAAATCTGGATTTGTCCCTTCGTCCTTGGGTTGGGTTAATTAGCAATGCACTGTTAGCACCTAGCAAGCTTAGCTGCAGAAGTGGGCTGTGAGCGCTAAGAAAAGAGGACATACTTTgtaaaaaaagggggagggaggagggggcggagttaacATGCAGAAACTGCTGAGACCCTTTCTAATCTAATGTTTAAAGGCCCAACGTTGCCTTCGGATATTGGTGTAAATCTCGAACCCAGTGAGAGCATCACACGTGCCACAGGACAGAATTTGCCTTACCCACTCAGGGACTTAGATGATCCTCATCACTGTCGTATTGGAGTGCCTCTGACGTGGGTGTAAGGAGGTGAGCTCCTACCACTATGTATGGGGTGAGTAAGGGTGAACAATGTGGTCTCTTCAGTTAAACAGATGCTGTAATGGCAAACCAGCATGGATTGGTTTGTATGAAGGGCAAATAGGAGAGAAAGGAGTTTTCAAGGTAGTGCAGAGTTCCACATTCATAGATCATTCCCGAGAGGCCATGTTAGCAGACACCCTGCCCCACAAGGACATGTTGGCTTGCTTTAGACTGTTTATTGTATTACTTAAATTCAAGAATATTAGAAAAGAACATTTACCTCCAAGCAGAAATTGTTTCATGTTTTAAATATGAACCTGTGCAAAAGAACTTAAAGATTGTCAGCATTGTCAACTACATTCTTTTCCTCCTGAGATAGCAGATTCTCTCTTACGCTTTAACCTGCCTGCACTGTCCAACTGCAGAAGTCTGGATCAGTTACAGTGATCAGTTCAGTTACAGCTTAGCCTGACTGAAGGGGTTTTATACTTCACTGACACAGAAAGGTATTTGGATGGTAATAAGAGACCCTGGGCCCAACTAGATTGATAGAGTTTTAACATTCTATGGAACTGACCCTTTTGGCCTACTCGAAGAAAACCAAATTCCAGTAAGTTAGCAGTGAACCTTTACCACCCTCAGAACAGCCATATTGAACATATATGCATCTCCCAAATAATTACATTTCAGTGACTTCCATTATATTTTACAAAACAGACCATGCCTAATTCATGCCAATTATTCTACACAGGACACCTTCACACAACTCCTTCTCTTATCCTATAGAACACATTGCTTGTTTATTTCTATAAAACATTTCTATCATCACAGAATTGTAACATTTTGGACATTTGGCACAATGGGAGTTTGGATTGATCAACTCTTTTTTTGTTCCAAAGATTCAAATAATGTGTGACAGACCCTGCAAAAGCCAACTACACTCAGTTTCCACTACATACCTTTAATGGTATTGGGCATAGCCCTGTACATAGTCAGGATGCAAAGTGTAAAGAAGGCAGCTAACATCACTGGGTGCCTAGATTTTTAAAGGATTCCAAACTATTTATATTAAAACTTATCCTAGAATTGTTCTGATCGCTATTGTGATGTTTTGGTTCAGCAGGGCTCTCCATGTAGCAACTTTACATTAAACCACATCCACGGTTTACTACCTTACACATTGCAGGCATATTAAGTACATGTGCAAACTTGTAAAATTAATTATAAACTAATGGATAATGCTGCTCTGGATAGTATGGTTGATCAAAAGTTTGCAAACatatgtgaacaaattggagaaagtccagaggagagaaacaaaaacaatgaaaggtttaggaaacatgacctatgaggaaagattgaaagaattagatttgtttagtctggagaagagaagactgagagaggacacgagaacagttttcaagtgcataaaagaCTGTtacaagaagggagaaaaattgtactcgttaacctctgaggctaggacaagaagctaTGGGCatagcagcaagggaggtttaggttgaacattaggaaaaacttcctaactcacAGGGTAGTTAAGCATTTGAACAAATTGCCTCGGGATGTTGTGAAATCTCTCtcagtggaggtttttaagagcaggttagacaatcatTTGTCAgagatagtctagataatacttaggccTGTCTTgaggacaggggactggactagatgacctctcgaggtccctacaattctatgattctatgatttgtgaATTAGTAGCCGGCAGTTTCTGATATACAATGCTTCTGGTAATTTGCCAGCAATTACTAAGTGATCAAAACAAAATACCAGAGTGTGGAAAGCTAAACCTctgtgcaagcaagaagcaagttTTTAAATCCTACACGACCATgttaaaaatatgaaaatggaAAGCAGAAATTTAGCATCTTTGTGTACAGCAGGTAATACAAAACCGACTTCGCATATACTGTACTAACACCGACTTCGCATATACTGTACTAACCTCAAGATACACAGCCATAAACAAGGTGAATATGCAAAACGAATAAAGGAGAAGAAAAGGCCAACTGGCGTTTCCAGTGAATATGAAATGTACAGACTTGTACTGATCCTAAAACATCAGTGGATTAAAATTCTAGGGGAGGATTCTCCAAATGTCAGTGAAAAAAAAGGGCATTAACGATGTATTTCCAAGTTCCATACACCAGCCTGATTTACATTTACTTGTTTAAACTATTGATCTACTAATGCAGCTGTAGGATGAAGAGCAGATAAAACTGTGCCAGTcttaaataaaaagaacaaaatgcTTCTGCAAAAGCACCTTGTATTCAGTGGCGAATGCCAAACACCAGCTATCTCCATCTATCATACTTATGAGAGTTCAAGTAAAAGTGAGTTAAGAGTTAAAACTTACTCTTAAAATAGCTTCCAATAGTtattaatacaaaaaaaaaatcacacatgaAGAACATGCTGCAGGTTAGAGCTCATTCCTGGCTCATATTAACAGCAAGTTTTAATCTGTGATTGTTAAGGTAAAATAGTAAAAAGTTTCATATACATtatttgaaattaaaatggaaTTTATCTAAAGAAAGAGTTTTGCAGCATGTTATTATATGTGTAATAAATATTTATGATGTCAATAATTACATGGTGGGAACCTGGAGTCAAGATAAAATAGATATTTAATTCACATACAATACGAAGAAATAAAAGATCAGAAAAAAAACACTATCCCACTCAACCTTatcctaaagattttttttagtcACACATATTTAAGATTAAACATTTCTCACTAGCAGTAAAACTACAGTACATTTCAGTGCATTGTCCATGAAGAAATGGAAACACATTCTCAAAGGGCTTTGCCAATATGCAAAACCAATCCCCTCAGTGTATCAGAATGCACAGCAAAAACACTGCAGCTAACAATCTAACGAGTTTGTGGCTTTCATTTTGTTGCATCAGGAAGTGTTAGACAAAATGCTCTGACTGTCATTAAAGAGACACTATCAAGTTGCTCAATCCTAAAATTAAACCTCCTTCAGTGCTTTTATGGTCACAAGGAAATTTATCTGGGTTTTGaatacctaaaaaaaaaaaaggcacccaCACGCTTAGCAAGGGAAATTAAAAGTGACCAACATTCTTCTGTCACACCTAAAAACGCTGCAGCTAATACTGTTCAAACTGTACACACCAACACCAGCAAGAACATCTGGTACACCACCAACAAAACAAGCTGGCTGATGCGTTACAAGCATAGAAAAATACAAAGCTTGCCTAAAAGTTACATTTCCAAAATAAAAACAGGTCCCACACCACATAAACAATGGGCAGAAAATCTATACAACTAGTTTTAAAAAGCAGTCAACATTGTCTCTTTAAGAGTTTGGACAAATGCGCGCCTCTGGaagcttctcccccttcccttaaTGGGcagcgggaggtgggggggggggaggcagggagttATCCACATGAAAGAGGGCAGAAGTGTGACTCCGTTTGGCAGTAATATTTGAGAATTCACTGACCTGGCAGAAGAAACTGTAAAAGCAGTGTCTGGCATGGTCACCTCTCTTAGGGCAAATAACTGTACaaagacatttttattttgaagtggAAAAATATTCATTTGTATTTCTATAAAATAAGGGGTGCTACTGTTAGAACTCTGATATGAAAAGGGAGAAGCGCATACTGGACATACTGCAGTTATTTACTGACGTACGGGCTGGGAGTGAAATCACCTCATTTGTGACTTCTTTATGACAAGAGTTGGCACATGGTTTCTGGCAGCTAACAACTCGATGGGTGGCAGACAAAGGTTATCCCTTTGGCT
The Mauremys mutica isolate MM-2020 ecotype Southern chromosome 16, ASM2049712v1, whole genome shotgun sequence genome window above contains:
- the CRYBB3 gene encoding beta-crystallin B3, encoding MTERQSPPEPMAAGEYLGERGNYKITIFELENFQGKKRELTEESPNVTEEALEKVGSIQVESGPWLGFEGQAFCGEQFVLEKGAYPRWDSWSNSHSSDRLMSVRPLLIDSHDHKIHLFENAGYNGRKMEIVDDDVPSLWAHGFQDRVASIKALNGTWVGYEYPGYRGRQYVFERGEYQHWNEWDASQPQIQSVRRVRDQQWHKHGCFETP